In a genomic window of Candidatus Methylomirabilota bacterium:
- a CDS encoding thioesterase family protein, translated as MTAKHRWTTRVRWSEVDPAGIVFYPRFFEWFDLATESLFESRGQPWPIIFPLYDIVGVPIAESGAKFTAPVRYGDEVSIDSVVAQVEEKTFRVEHEVKVGDIVCARGFELRAWVGRPAQPGDRLRARAIPEEIVKMLKDGVENG; from the coding sequence ATGACCGCCAAACATCGCTGGACGACGCGGGTGCGCTGGAGCGAGGTCGATCCGGCGGGCATCGTCTTCTACCCGCGCTTCTTCGAGTGGTTCGACCTCGCCACCGAATCCCTGTTCGAGTCGCGCGGCCAGCCGTGGCCGATCATCTTCCCGCTCTACGACATCGTGGGCGTGCCGATCGCCGAGTCGGGGGCGAAGTTCACCGCGCCCGTCCGCTACGGGGACGAGGTCTCCATCGACAGCGTGGTGGCCCAGGTGGAGGAAAAGACGTTTCGCGTGGAGCACGAGGTGAAGGTCGGCGACATCGTCTGCGCGCGGGGCTTCGAGCTGCGCGCGTGGGTGGGCCGGCCCGCGCAGCCGGGCGACCGGCTCCGCGCGCGCGCCATCCCCGAGGAGATCGTCAAGATGCTGAAGGATGGCGTGGAGAACGGATGA
- a CDS encoding extradiol ring-cleavage dioxygenase, translating to MGSLAGVFLSVHTPRYCTLEAAFEGRLASEAFRPVRDGLVAQGQDVAEARLDVIAVNSCHLITTFPTVIDGTPRHQGVLTAQEAPEIIHGVPYDYPGDYAFASTLAARGKAEGRQTVLANDVHYPLDYGTVMPMVCYLDRAQRLPLVPISVCLAANLDECFAWGRTLARVAREGAQRVGFVASGSVSHKLVRGPDKGPLPAEEALDHEFARLLAGGDYEKLWSWLPGYVTSVEAEMGGRHLAMMVGALVESGARFETRVRAYGPSSGSGNYVISLLAAA from the coding sequence ATGGGCTCCCTCGCTGGAGTGTTCCTGTCGGTGCACACGCCGCGCTACTGCACGCTCGAGGCCGCCTTCGAGGGCCGCCTCGCCTCCGAGGCGTTCCGCCCCGTGCGCGACGGCCTCGTCGCCCAGGGGCAGGACGTCGCGGAGGCGCGGCTCGACGTCATCGCGGTCAACTCCTGCCATCTCATCACCACGTTCCCCACCGTGATCGACGGGACGCCGCGGCATCAGGGCGTGCTCACCGCCCAGGAGGCGCCGGAGATCATCCACGGGGTGCCCTACGACTATCCGGGCGACTACGCCTTCGCCTCGACGCTGGCCGCGCGGGGCAAGGCCGAGGGGCGGCAGACCGTCCTCGCCAACGACGTGCACTACCCGCTCGACTACGGCACCGTGATGCCGATGGTGTGCTATCTGGACCGCGCCCAGCGCCTGCCCCTGGTGCCGATCTCGGTCTGCCTGGCCGCGAACCTCGACGAGTGCTTCGCGTGGGGTCGCACGCTGGCCCGCGTGGCGCGCGAGGGCGCCCAGCGAGTGGGCTTCGTGGCGAGCGGGAGCGTCTCGCACAAGCTCGTGCGTGGGCCGGACAAGGGGCCCCTGCCCGCGGAGGAGGCGCTCGACCACGAGTTCGCGCGGCTCCTCGCCGGCGGGGACTACGAGAAGCTGTGGAGCTGGCTGCCCGGGTACGTCACGAGCGTGGAAGCCGAGATGGGCGGCCGGCACCTCGCCATGATGGTGGGGGCCCTCGTCGAGTCCGGGGCCCGCTTCGAGACCCGGGTGCGCGCCTACGGCCCGTCGTCCGGCTCGGGCAACTACGTGATTTCGCTCCTCGCGGCGGCGTAA
- a CDS encoding ABC transporter substrate-binding protein: MTDLSRRTFLGAAGTMAAGAAVGPWVRRAHAQGAPLKIGLVLPYSGVYAVLGESITQAMELVFARENWTVAGRKIEMIKEDDEMQPPVGIRKTEKLIDSDKVDILTGPVHSGILMGMRDKVHNSKTILIVSNAGADAISRERCSKWIFRTSFSNWQPNQPMGAWVAKNVSKDVFIMAPNYQAGKDQLGAFKETFVPAGGKLVGEDYPKLGETDYAPYLTKVRQSGAKAVYAFFSGTDAVNFVKQYDQFGLKQTIKLTGAGFLTEPDVLPAQGRSALGVITGHFYTPLLENPTNQQFVKDFRAKFGGKMPDGFACQGYDTAEVIVRAVKAVGGNTQDKDKLVAAIEATTFESPRGTFRFDPKSHNVIQPFIYIREVKEVAGGLNNVPFDKVANVADPGTGCTLPA; encoded by the coding sequence ATGACGGATCTCAGCAGGCGGACATTCCTCGGCGCCGCGGGCACGATGGCGGCCGGCGCGGCGGTCGGGCCATGGGTGCGTCGGGCGCACGCGCAGGGCGCGCCCCTCAAGATCGGCCTCGTGCTGCCGTACAGCGGCGTCTACGCCGTGCTCGGCGAGAGCATCACGCAGGCGATGGAGCTGGTCTTCGCGCGCGAGAACTGGACGGTGGCTGGCCGCAAGATCGAGATGATCAAGGAAGACGACGAGATGCAGCCGCCGGTGGGCATCCGCAAGACGGAGAAGCTCATCGACTCGGACAAGGTCGACATCCTGACCGGCCCCGTGCACTCCGGCATCCTCATGGGGATGCGCGACAAGGTACACAATAGCAAGACCATCCTGATCGTCTCCAACGCCGGCGCCGACGCGATCAGCCGCGAGCGCTGCTCGAAGTGGATCTTCCGCACCTCGTTCTCGAACTGGCAGCCGAATCAACCGATGGGCGCGTGGGTGGCGAAGAACGTCAGCAAGGACGTGTTCATCATGGCGCCCAACTACCAGGCCGGGAAGGATCAGCTCGGCGCCTTCAAGGAGACGTTCGTCCCCGCCGGCGGTAAGCTCGTCGGCGAGGACTATCCCAAGCTCGGCGAGACCGACTACGCCCCGTATCTCACCAAGGTGCGGCAGTCCGGCGCCAAGGCGGTCTACGCGTTCTTCTCCGGCACCGACGCGGTCAACTTCGTGAAGCAGTACGATCAGTTCGGCCTCAAGCAGACGATCAAGCTGACCGGCGCGGGCTTTCTCACGGAGCCGGACGTGCTGCCGGCGCAGGGCCGTTCCGCCCTGGGCGTGATCACCGGCCACTTCTACACGCCGCTGCTCGAGAACCCCACCAACCAGCAGTTCGTGAAGGACTTCCGCGCCAAATTCGGTGGCAAGATGCCCGACGGCTTCGCCTGTCAGGGCTACGATACCGCCGAGGTCATCGTGCGCGCGGTCAAGGCGGTGGGCGGCAACACGCAGGACAAGGACAAGCTGGTCGCGGCCATCGAGGCGACCACGTTCGAGAGCCCGCGCGGCACGTTCCGCTTCGATCCGAAGTCGCACAACGTGATCCAGCCCTTCATCTATATTCGCGAGGTGAAGGAAGTGGCGGGCGGCCTCAACAACGTCCCGTTCGACAAGGTCGCCAACGTGGCGGACCCCGGTACCGGGTGCACGCTTCCAGCCTGA
- a CDS encoding branched-chain amino acid ABC transporter permease: MFGPDLFAQALNGLAYGMLLFLLSVGLTLIFGMLDVVNLAHGSYYMLGAYAGLALVAATGNFWLALLAAPLVVAVVGAAVERSCLRPLYRRGPLDQVLLTFGLIYVFEDLVKYIWGGRIRSIPGPELFSGSVSFWGAVIPSYRLFVIGFGLVMALGLWLLIERTRLGAIIRAGVFDAEMSAGMGINVSGVFTLVFAFGAGLAGLSGVIAGPIQSAYPPMGASILIPALIVVAVGGLGSLKGSLAGSLLIGQAETFGKAWLPGASMLIIYVVMALILLFRPQGLFGRALK, from the coding sequence ATGTTCGGCCCCGACCTCTTCGCGCAGGCGTTGAACGGGCTCGCCTATGGCATGCTGCTCTTCCTGCTCTCCGTCGGGCTCACGCTGATCTTCGGGATGCTCGACGTCGTGAACCTCGCGCATGGGTCGTACTACATGCTGGGCGCCTATGCCGGGCTGGCTCTCGTCGCCGCGACGGGGAATTTCTGGCTGGCGCTCCTCGCCGCACCGCTGGTGGTGGCGGTGGTCGGCGCGGCGGTGGAGCGCTCCTGTCTCCGCCCGCTCTACCGGCGCGGGCCGCTGGACCAGGTGCTGCTGACCTTCGGGCTGATCTACGTGTTCGAGGACCTCGTGAAGTACATCTGGGGCGGCCGCATCCGCTCCATCCCCGGGCCCGAGCTCTTCTCGGGCTCGGTCAGTTTCTGGGGCGCGGTGATCCCGTCCTACCGGCTCTTCGTCATCGGCTTCGGCCTCGTGATGGCGCTGGGGCTCTGGCTCCTCATCGAGCGCACGCGGCTGGGCGCCATCATTCGCGCCGGCGTGTTCGACGCCGAGATGTCCGCGGGCATGGGCATCAACGTCTCGGGCGTGTTCACGCTGGTCTTCGCCTTCGGAGCCGGCCTCGCCGGCCTCTCCGGCGTGATTGCCGGGCCCATCCAGTCCGCCTATCCGCCCATGGGGGCGAGCATCCTCATCCCCGCGCTCATCGTGGTCGCGGTGGGCGGGCTCGGCAGCCTCAAGGGGTCGCTGGCGGGGAGCCTCCTCATCGGCCAGGCGGAGACCTTCGGCAAGGCCTGGCTGCCCGGCGCCTCGATGCTGATCATCTACGTGGTGATGGCGCTGATCCTGCTCTTCCGGCCCCAGGGCCTGTTCGGCCGGGCGCTCAAGTGA
- a CDS encoding branched-chain amino acid ABC transporter permease: MIARAAGLAVMVAVVAAFPLFMGPYPVKLLQEILIFGIFAMSLDLLMGYTGMVSFGHSAFFGIGAYVAALTLGKWPGLTSALLLPAAAAALGALVIGFFSIRVSGVYFIMLTLAFSQMFHAVAFQNAFLGAEDGLVGVPRPPVFGLSIGSLGRFHAYLLVIVGLLVLFLWRVTRSPFGRVLRGIHENEARMQAVGYPVRRYKLAAFVIAGTVAGIAGALYAQFQGSVSPDAFFWTTSGQALLMVIIGGTGTLGGAMLGAAAFILLQSLVSSYTERWMLILGLTFVLLVLFAPGGIVGTLRGRVGLRV; encoded by the coding sequence GTGATCGCGCGCGCCGCCGGGCTCGCGGTGATGGTGGCGGTGGTTGCCGCCTTCCCCCTCTTCATGGGCCCGTACCCGGTGAAGCTCCTCCAGGAGATCCTGATCTTCGGCATCTTCGCGATGAGTCTCGACCTCCTCATGGGCTACACGGGCATGGTGTCGTTCGGACACTCCGCGTTCTTCGGGATCGGCGCCTACGTGGCCGCGCTCACGCTCGGGAAGTGGCCGGGGCTCACCAGCGCGCTGCTCCTGCCCGCGGCGGCCGCCGCGCTGGGCGCGCTCGTCATCGGCTTCTTCTCGATCCGCGTGAGCGGCGTGTACTTCATCATGCTCACGCTCGCCTTCTCGCAGATGTTCCACGCAGTGGCCTTCCAGAACGCGTTCCTCGGGGCGGAGGACGGGCTCGTGGGCGTGCCGCGGCCGCCCGTGTTCGGGCTCTCCATCGGGAGCCTCGGCCGCTTCCACGCCTACCTGCTGGTGATCGTGGGGCTCCTCGTGCTCTTCCTCTGGCGCGTGACCCGCTCGCCGTTCGGGCGCGTGCTGCGCGGCATCCACGAGAACGAGGCGCGCATGCAGGCGGTGGGCTATCCGGTGCGCCGCTACAAGCTCGCCGCCTTCGTCATCGCGGGCACGGTGGCGGGCATCGCGGGCGCCCTCTACGCCCAGTTCCAGGGCTCGGTATCGCCCGACGCCTTCTTCTGGACCACGTCGGGCCAGGCGCTCCTCATGGTGATCATCGGCGGCACCGGCACCCTCGGCGGCGCCATGCTCGGCGCGGCCGCCTTCATCCTGCTCCAGAGCCTGGTCTCCTCCTATACCGAGCGCTGGATGCTCATCCTCGGCCTCACCTTCGTCCTGCTCGTGCTGTTCGCGCCCGGCGGCATCGTGGGCACGCTGCGCGGGCGCGTGGGACTTCGCGTGTGA
- a CDS encoding ABC transporter ATP-binding protein: MSEAPLLALDRLSRHFGALAAVNGVTLAIAPRERRAIIGPNGAGKTTLFNLITGHLAPSAGRVLLGGEAVGGLAPHAIARRGLSRSFQRNNLFPRLKVLENLRLAAAADGKGSWSLLGGASRLGPSLARARETADAVGLAGRLEVAAGALSYGEQRQLEVGLALATRPRILLLDEPTAGMSPEETARMTRMLEGLPREVTLLIIEHDMDVVGSLADRVTVLHYGEVLTEGSFDHVKADPRVYEIYLGSA, from the coding sequence GTGAGCGAGGCGCCGCTCCTCGCCCTCGACCGCCTGTCGCGTCACTTCGGCGCGCTCGCCGCGGTGAACGGCGTCACGCTGGCGATCGCCCCGCGCGAGCGGCGGGCCATCATCGGGCCCAACGGCGCGGGCAAGACCACGCTGTTCAACCTGATCACCGGCCACCTGGCGCCCAGCGCTGGGCGCGTGCTGCTGGGCGGCGAGGCGGTGGGCGGCCTCGCGCCGCACGCCATCGCCCGGCGCGGCCTCTCGCGGTCGTTCCAGCGCAACAACCTGTTCCCGCGATTGAAAGTGCTGGAGAATTTGCGCTTGGCGGCCGCCGCGGATGGGAAGGGGAGCTGGAGCCTGCTCGGCGGCGCGAGCCGGCTCGGCCCCTCGCTGGCCCGCGCGCGCGAGACGGCGGACGCGGTGGGCCTGGCCGGGCGCCTGGAGGTGGCGGCCGGCGCCCTGTCCTACGGTGAGCAGCGGCAGCTCGAGGTGGGGCTGGCCCTGGCCACGCGCCCGCGTATCCTGCTCCTCGACGAGCCCACCGCGGGCATGTCGCCGGAGGAGACGGCGCGGATGACGCGCATGCTCGAGGGGCTCCCGCGCGAGGTCACGCTGCTCATCATCGAGCACGACATGGACGTGGTGGGCTCCCTCGCCGACCGCGTGACGGTGCTGCACTACGGCGAGGTGCTCACCGAGGGCTCCTTCGACCACGTGAAGGCCGATCCCCGCGTCTACGAGATCTATCTGGGCTCGGCATGA
- a CDS encoding ABC transporter ATP-binding protein produces the protein MSALLEVADIQTYYGESHVLHGVSLRVEPGEAVALLGRNGAGKTTVIRSIVGFTPPREGRILLEGQPIQALSPHRIARRGIALVPQGRRIFAPLSVRENLLIGARASGWTIDRVFALFPRLRERAEQAGGTLSGGEQQMLAIGRALLTNGRLLLLDEPSEGLAPIVVREIGQIVRRLKDERLSILLVEQNYHLALRVADRVYVMNKGQIVYEGTPAGLEAAEDVKRRYLGVA, from the coding sequence ATGAGCGCGCTCCTCGAGGTCGCGGACATCCAGACCTACTACGGCGAGAGCCACGTGCTCCACGGCGTGTCGCTGCGCGTGGAGCCCGGCGAGGCGGTGGCGCTGCTCGGCCGCAACGGGGCCGGGAAGACCACGGTGATCCGCAGCATCGTGGGCTTCACGCCGCCACGGGAGGGCCGCATCCTGCTCGAGGGCCAGCCCATCCAGGCGCTGTCGCCCCACCGGATCGCGCGGCGCGGGATCGCGCTGGTACCGCAGGGCCGGCGCATCTTCGCGCCGCTCAGCGTGCGCGAGAACCTCCTGATCGGCGCGCGGGCGTCGGGCTGGACGATCGACCGCGTGTTCGCGCTGTTCCCGCGCCTGCGCGAGCGCGCCGAGCAGGCCGGCGGTACACTGTCGGGCGGCGAGCAGCAGATGCTGGCGATCGGCCGCGCGCTCCTGACCAACGGGCGGCTGCTCCTCCTCGACGAGCCGTCGGAGGGCCTGGCGCCCATCGTCGTGCGGGAGATCGGGCAGATCGTGCGGCGGCTCAAGGACGAGCGGCTGTCGATCCTGCTCGTGGAGCAGAACTATCACCTGGCCCTCCGGGTCGCGGACCGGGTGTACGTGATGAACAAGGGGCAGATCGTGTACGAGGGAACCCCGGCCGGCCTCGAGGCGGCCGAGGACGTGAAGCGGCGCTATCTCGGCGTGGCCTGA
- a CDS encoding MBL fold metallo-hydrolase, whose amino-acid sequence MPWIDPNFPKSATPADWVGRVLGLNPGMMTGPGTNTYLVGDRAPILIDTGAGVPGWMPLLETYMAERGWRAPARVLITHRHKDHLGGVKDLLQQYPGTPVSKMIHKDTDLPAGISDLRDGQAVKGDGVTLVPVHTPGHASDHLCYFVPETKSLFTGDLVLGGSTTVIPDEDGDLTQYMDSLRRILRLDVATIYPAHGPVIENAKALIKEYIAHRLEREKQILAAVGDGKKTIPEMVKVIYVGVPEALHGYAGQSVHSHLKKLKAEKRVQEETVSGQPSRWTLT is encoded by the coding sequence ATGCCCTGGATCGATCCGAATTTTCCCAAGTCGGCCACGCCCGCGGACTGGGTGGGGCGCGTGCTCGGGCTGAACCCCGGCATGATGACGGGGCCCGGCACAAACACCTATCTCGTGGGGGACCGCGCGCCCATCCTCATCGATACCGGCGCGGGCGTGCCCGGCTGGATGCCGCTGCTCGAGACCTACATGGCCGAGCGGGGCTGGCGCGCGCCCGCGCGCGTGCTCATCACGCACCGGCACAAGGATCACCTCGGCGGGGTGAAGGATCTGCTCCAGCAATATCCCGGGACGCCGGTGTCCAAGATGATACACAAGGATACGGACCTGCCTGCCGGCATCTCCGACCTTCGCGACGGGCAGGCGGTCAAGGGCGACGGGGTGACCCTCGTGCCCGTTCACACGCCCGGGCACGCCTCCGACCATCTCTGCTACTTCGTGCCGGAGACGAAGTCGCTCTTCACCGGCGACCTCGTGCTGGGCGGCTCCACCACCGTCATTCCCGACGAGGACGGCGACCTCACCCAGTACATGGACTCCCTTCGCCGTATCCTGCGCCTGGACGTCGCCACCATCTACCCGGCGCACGGGCCGGTAATCGAGAACGCGAAGGCGCTGATCAAGGAGTACATCGCGCATCGGCTGGAGCGAGAGAAGCAGATCCTCGCCGCAGTGGGGGACGGGAAGAAGACCATCCCCGAGATGGTGAAGGTGATCTACGTGGGCGTGCCGGAGGCTCTACACGGCTACGCGGGGCAGTCGGTGCACTCGCATCTCAAGAAGCTCAAGGCGGAGAAGCGGGTGCAGGAAGAGACGGTGAGCGGCCAGCCGTCGCGGTGGACGCTGACCTAG
- a CDS encoding ABC transporter substrate-binding protein, translating to MRVRTTIVILLVVALLGGAVTAYAAPPDGTLAIGVHVTLVSRWLDPGETEALITPFMVLYLIHDALVKPMPGGIMTPSLAESWSLAKDGVTYEFVIRKNAKFHNGDPVTAEDVKFTFERYKGASAGLLKEKVKEIQTPAPNRVRIVLKEPWPDFMAFYGTSATGASWIVPKKYIEKVGEEAYKKAPVGAGPYKIISFNPGIELVTEAFPDYWRKAPSVKRVVMRSIPDETTRAAAVKSGEVDMAFLFGGPVAEDLKRSPGIRIQAPLLYGVYWLDFLDQWDPKSPWHDKRVRQAASLAIDRAAINQAEMLGLGKVTSAFVPPEFDFAMKFEATPFDPKRAKQLLAEAGHANGFDAGDITPLPPYTTLGETVSGMLQAIGIKSRVRTMERATFLTSWREKKLRGLLVGATGAAGNAAARIEPFFTKAGFYAYGSLPQIDELFQSQARETDRKRREAQLHQIQQIVHDQVLAAPIFQQGFLCAVGSRVAESTLGLIQGFPYAGPAEELKLK from the coding sequence ATGCGTGTCCGGACCACCATTGTCATCCTTCTCGTCGTGGCGCTCCTCGGCGGAGCGGTCACGGCGTACGCCGCGCCGCCCGACGGCACCCTCGCCATCGGCGTGCACGTCACCCTGGTCTCCCGCTGGCTGGACCCCGGCGAGACCGAGGCGCTGATCACACCCTTCATGGTCCTGTACCTGATCCACGACGCGCTCGTGAAGCCCATGCCGGGCGGCATCATGACGCCCAGCCTGGCCGAGTCGTGGTCGCTGGCCAAGGACGGCGTCACCTACGAATTCGTGATCCGAAAGAATGCGAAGTTCCACAATGGCGATCCCGTCACCGCCGAGGACGTGAAGTTCACGTTCGAGCGCTACAAGGGCGCCAGCGCCGGCCTCCTCAAGGAGAAGGTGAAGGAGATCCAGACGCCCGCACCGAACCGGGTGCGCATCGTCCTCAAGGAGCCGTGGCCGGACTTCATGGCGTTCTACGGCACCTCCGCCACCGGCGCGTCCTGGATCGTGCCGAAGAAGTACATCGAGAAAGTGGGCGAGGAAGCCTACAAGAAGGCGCCGGTGGGCGCGGGTCCCTACAAGATCATCTCGTTCAACCCGGGCATCGAGCTGGTCACCGAGGCCTTCCCCGACTACTGGCGCAAGGCCCCGTCGGTGAAGCGCGTGGTCATGCGGTCGATTCCGGATGAGACCACGCGCGCCGCCGCGGTGAAGTCGGGCGAGGTGGACATGGCCTTCCTCTTCGGGGGGCCGGTGGCGGAGGACCTCAAGCGCTCGCCCGGCATCCGCATCCAGGCGCCGCTGCTCTACGGCGTGTACTGGCTGGACTTCCTGGACCAGTGGGACCCGAAGTCACCGTGGCACGACAAGCGCGTGCGCCAGGCGGCGAGCCTTGCCATCGACCGCGCCGCCATCAACCAGGCGGAGATGCTGGGGCTGGGCAAGGTGACGAGCGCGTTCGTGCCGCCGGAGTTCGACTTCGCCATGAAGTTCGAGGCCACGCCCTTCGATCCCAAGCGCGCCAAGCAGCTCCTCGCCGAGGCCGGCCATGCCAACGGCTTCGACGCCGGCGACATCACGCCGCTGCCCCCCTACACCACGCTGGGTGAGACGGTGTCGGGCATGCTCCAGGCCATCGGCATCAAGAGCCGCGTGCGCACGATGGAGCGCGCCACCTTCCTGACGTCGTGGCGCGAGAAGAAGCTCCGGGGCCTCCTCGTCGGCGCCACCGGCGCCGCGGGCAACGCCGCCGCCCGGATCGAGCCCTTCTTCACCAAGGCCGGCTTCTATGCCTACGGCTCGCTACCCCAGATCGACGAGCTGTTCCAGAGCCAGGCCCGGGAGACGGATCGCAAGCGCCGGGAAGCGCAGCTTCACCAGATCCAGCAGATCGTTCACGACCAGGTGCTGGCCGCACCCATCTTTCAGCAGGGCTTCCTCTGCGCGGTGGGCTCGCGCGTGGCGGAGAGCACCCTGGGCCTCATCCAGGGCTTCCCCTACGCGGGCCCGGCCGAGGAGCTGAAGCTCAAGTAA
- a CDS encoding alcohol dehydrogenase catalytic domain-containing protein, producing MPVPTPGPEDVLIRVRACGICGTDLAVDATVDEFKVSDRVVVEAHMGCRRCENCIRGLYTAWSRRWPARSAAAARRRRDLLQAG from the coding sequence ATGCCGGTGCCCACGCCGGGCCCCGAGGACGTGCTGATCCGCGTGCGCGCCTGCGGTATCTGCGGCACCGATCTCGCCGTGGACGCGACCGTCGATGAGTTCAAGGTGAGCGATCGGGTGGTGGTCGAGGCCCACATGGGCTGCCGGCGGTGCGAGAACTGCATCCGCGGGCTCTACACGGCGTGGTCGCGCCGCTGGCCGGCGCGTTCCGCCGCCGCAGCAAGGCGCCGGCGTGACCTGCTGCAGGCCGGCTAG
- the fabG gene encoding 3-oxoacyl-[acyl-carrier-protein] reductase, with the protein MNLNGKVGLVTGASRGIGRACAIKLALLGARVAVNYHMRASAADEVVREIKSSGGDASAIQGDVSQFTVAQQVVGATMSTYGRLDILVNNAGTTRDALLATMKEDDFDAIIQQNLKSVFNCCRAAVRQMIGQRYGRIVNMTSMGGLIGIPGQTNYAAAKAGIVGFTKAMAKEYGGRNIAVNAVSPGLIPTDLTAGLPQEVKDALVRLTALGRIGSVEEVANVVAFLASDEASYITGQVIAVDGGLT; encoded by the coding sequence ATGAATCTCAACGGCAAGGTCGGACTCGTGACGGGCGCATCGCGTGGCATCGGCCGCGCGTGCGCCATCAAGCTGGCCTTGCTCGGCGCGCGGGTCGCGGTGAACTACCACATGCGCGCGAGCGCGGCCGACGAGGTGGTGCGCGAAATCAAGTCGAGCGGCGGCGACGCCAGCGCCATCCAGGGCGACGTGAGCCAGTTCACCGTGGCGCAGCAGGTCGTCGGCGCGACTATGAGCACCTATGGGCGTCTGGATATCCTGGTCAACAACGCGGGGACGACGCGCGATGCCCTGCTCGCCACCATGAAGGAAGACGACTTCGACGCCATCATCCAGCAGAACCTCAAGAGCGTGTTTAACTGCTGCCGGGCGGCGGTGCGTCAGATGATCGGGCAGCGCTACGGGCGCATCGTCAACATGACGTCGATGGGCGGGCTGATCGGCATCCCCGGCCAGACCAACTACGCCGCGGCGAAGGCCGGCATCGTCGGCTTCACCAAGGCGATGGCGAAAGAGTATGGCGGCCGGAACATCGCGGTCAATGCGGTCTCGCCGGGCCTCATCCCCACCGATCTGACCGCCGGGCTGCCCCAGGAGGTCAAGGACGCCCTCGTGCGGCTCACCGCGCTCGGCCGGATCGGGTCGGTCGAGGAAGTCGCCAATGTGGTGGCGTTCCTCGCGTCCGACGAAGCGAGCTATATCACGGGCCAGGTCATCGCGGTGGACGGCGGACTGACCTAG
- a CDS encoding lysophospholipid acyltransferase family protein, with protein sequence MTDRSLAASLTRTDTSGRAIPRWHSHAYNRAELYRIAASMGWLPRPARLGLARAVGRAARRLFPAECAVIRDTLDVMTGATGARLDALTVGVFRDFAMCFSDLVTTNRQPPARLSAHVSRARSTERLDELKGGMISLTAHVGNWEMAGRLLALRSARATHVVVAPEELQALERWVRRDGDGVRFVPRTAPTVSLQLVAALRRGEVVAVQGDRALGTRGDALVPFFGRPAPFPLGPFILARALRVPLAPAFCMMGPDYRYTVTMPEPLTVRAGGEEDALRAWVELLEETVRLHPTQWFNFFDIWNPLRD encoded by the coding sequence ATGACGGACAGATCCCTCGCGGCGTCACTCACCCGCACCGACACGAGTGGCCGCGCCATCCCGCGCTGGCATTCGCACGCGTACAATCGCGCCGAGCTCTACCGAATCGCCGCCTCGATGGGCTGGCTGCCCCGTCCCGCCCGGCTCGGGCTCGCGCGGGCGGTTGGAAGGGCCGCGCGGCGGCTCTTCCCGGCCGAGTGTGCCGTCATCCGCGACACCCTCGACGTGATGACGGGGGCGACGGGCGCGCGGTTGGACGCGCTGACCGTCGGCGTCTTCCGCGATTTCGCCATGTGCTTCAGCGACCTCGTCACCACCAACCGTCAGCCTCCGGCGCGGCTGAGCGCGCACGTGAGCCGGGCGCGCAGCACCGAGCGGCTCGACGAGCTCAAGGGCGGCATGATCTCGCTGACTGCGCATGTCGGCAACTGGGAAATGGCCGGCCGCCTCCTCGCCCTCCGCTCGGCGCGAGCGACCCACGTGGTGGTGGCCCCGGAGGAACTCCAGGCGCTCGAGCGCTGGGTGCGCCGCGATGGCGATGGCGTACGGTTCGTACCTCGCACGGCGCCGACCGTCTCGCTCCAGCTGGTCGCGGCGCTTCGGCGGGGTGAGGTGGTCGCGGTGCAGGGGGACCGTGCCCTGGGTACCCGTGGGGATGCCCTCGTGCCGTTCTTCGGGCGCCCGGCGCCATTTCCCCTGGGACCGTTCATCTTGGCGCGCGCCCTCCGGGTTCCGCTCGCTCCCGCGTTCTGCATGATGGGTCCCGACTATCGCTACACGGTCACCATGCCGGAGCCGCTCACCGTCCGCGCGGGAGGCGAAGAGGACGCCCTCCGCGCCTGGGTGGAGCTTCTCGAGGAGACCGTGCGGCTGCACCCGACGCAGTGGTTCAACTTCTTCGACATCTGGAATCCTCTCCGTGACTGA
- a CDS encoding phosphopantetheine-binding protein, whose amino-acid sequence MKPQEILDAIKALLVERLKFDPTRAAAVTFDTALPKGIEESLGLDSLDFIELAMGIEERCGVMIDDQEDLAPHFKSVGALVDFINSRQIGT is encoded by the coding sequence GTGAAGCCCCAAGAGATTCTGGACGCAATCAAGGCCCTCCTGGTGGAGCGGTTGAAGTTCGACCCCACCCGGGCCGCCGCGGTCACCTTCGACACTGCCTTGCCCAAGGGGATCGAGGAATCGCTGGGGCTGGACTCGCTGGACTTCATCGAGCTGGCGATGGGGATCGAGGAGCGGTGTGGCGTCATGATCGACGATCAAGAAGACCTGGCGCCCCATTTCAAGTCGGTTGGCGCTCTCGTCGACTTCATCAACTCACGACAGATCGGAACGTGA